One genomic segment of Oncorhynchus kisutch isolate 150728-3 linkage group LG15, Okis_V2, whole genome shotgun sequence includes these proteins:
- the LOC109879809 gene encoding RDS/peripherin-like protein xRDS35, which yields MALLKLQFPLQRRVRLAQSLWLLSWLAVLAGAFTFSLGVYLKTELLRRAEVMDNTEIHVVPNILMLVGLITIGINLFAGRVCQDSLDSARFPPWKPFLLPWYGLAWMVCVWLLSAVVLSYALQGHLEESLKVGLRNGIRFYRDTDVPGRCFQKETIDRLQMELRCCGNTNYRDWFEVQWISNRYLDFTSKEVKDRVRSNVDGRYLMDGVPFSCCNPGSPRPCLQNHLTDNTAHYNYEHQSEELNLYNRGCRQALVDYYMGLMNTIGPGILSVISLQMSVLVSLRYLQTSLDGVDPENPEADSEGYILAKGVKETMMDVKNSMFKLLQFGQVEAGDEAEAGADGEKAATSS from the exons ATGGCACTGCTGAAGCTGCAGTTCCCCCTGCAGAGGCGTGTGCGTCTGGCCCAGAGTCTGTGGCTGCTGTCCTGGCTGGCCGTGCTGGCTGGGGCCTTCACCTTCTCCCTGGGAGTGTACCTCAAGACTGAGCTGCTCCGCAGGGCAGAG GTGATGGATAACACAGAGATCCACGTGGTGCCCAACATTTTGATGCTGGTGGGCTTGATAACCATCGGGATCAACCTGTTTGCTGGGCGGGTGTGTCAGGACTCCCTGGACTCTGCCCGGTTCCCCCCCTGGAAGCCCTTCCTGCTGCCCTGGTATGGCCTGGCCTGGATGGTGTGTGTCTGGTTGCTGTCTGCTGTGGTGCTCAGCTATGCCCTGCAGGGACACCTCGAGGAGTCCCTCAAG GTGGGCCTGAGGAACGGTATCCGGTTCTACCGGGACACGGATGTCCCGGGCCGCTGCTTCCAGAAGGAGACCATCGACAGGCTGCAAATGGAACTGCGTTGCTGCGGCAACACCAACTACAGGGACTGGTTCGAGGTGCAGTGGATCAGCAACAGATACCTGGACTTCACCTCTAAAGAAgtcaaaga TCGTGTGCGTAGCAACGTGGACGGTCGTTACCTGATGGATGGAGTCCCGTTCAGCTGCTGTAACCCTGGCTCCCCTCGGCCCTGTCTCCAGAACCACCTGACTGACAACACTGCCCACTACAACTATGAGCACCAGAGTGAGGAGCTGAACCTGTACAACCGCGGCTGCAGACAGGCGCTGGTCGACTACTACATGGGCCTCATGAACACCATCGGCCCCGGGATACTGTCGGTCATCTCCTTGCAG ATGTCAGTGTTGGTGAGTCTGCGGTACCTGCAGACGTCTCTGGACGGCGTGGACCCGGAGAACCCCGAAGCTGACAGTGAGGGCTACATCCTGGCAAAGGGGGTGAAAGAAACCATGATGGACGTCAAGAACTCCATGTTCAAACTGCTCCAGTTCGGACAG GTGGAAGCAGGTGATGAGGCAGAAGCAGGGGCGGACGGCGAGAAGGCAGCCACGTCCAGCTAG